TATAACCTCCTTCGCCACGTAAATATGCATCTACAACTTTCTTTTTAAACTCATAACTGTATACAGCCATAAAAATACCGACCTCCAATCGTTAGATTTTTGGTCTAACTTTTGGGGGTCGGTACATACAAGGCGGTGCCTTTCTCTTTAATGTACTGTACTATTTATGATAATTGATAATACATCTCTCTGAAAATCTGTAGATGACGCTCTTCATCAAGTATGATACGGTTTAAGTTTGCTACGATATTTGGATCATAAATGGTGTTTGCTTGTCTAGAATATTTACTGATGGCTGCTTCTTCAGCTTTAATAGACTCAGCTACTAACCCACCTATGTCTTTTGGATAGCCAATAAAGGAAGGAGACCACCAACGCTTACAAGCACCGCCGCTCCAAATCCGCGGATCTGCCCCTAGTTGTAAAGCAAGTTGGGCGAATATGTCTAAATGATGCATTTCAACAATACTGATATGATGAAAACATGTTGCTATAGAGCTGTACTGTTCTCTCGCCACAACTGAGATATAGAAGTAACGAACAACATCGCTCATCTCGGAAACAATATCTCCTATATTACTGAGCATTTCACAAGCATAAATGGGATTTGGACCGCTTACTTGTACGGCAGGATAAGGTTCTCCTACTATATAATCACATTCATTTGGATTGTGATAATTCATTTCCATTCCTCCTCAGGTCAGTCAATATAATATATTTTATTCCTAAGGATAAAGAAATGTGATAAGGTCTTCCCCCAAGAACTGCTTGCACTGTAATTAGTGTTCATCAATATACTTATTCAATTCTTCATGATATACATCAATTCTTGTTTCCTGTGGTTGGGTTTCTTCATCTAAAACAAGATCCACCATATGATGGGCAATTTTTTCCCCTATGGTCATGGATTTAATACAGGAAACACAATATACCACAACATTCTTACAAGGCATTTGTGAGGCACGTTTTTTCTGTAATTCTATGATTTTATCGATTGGAAGTCTCGGATAAAAATTATCCCCACAACAAATGGATTTTGTGCCGCTGTATTTAGATTCTATAATTTCTATATTCATTTTCTTTAAAATATTTCTAACCGCTGCATGAACTTGAGGTTTTGGTCTGTAGGAGCAAGAATCCTGTACAGACACCGTCAATCCCCTATGATTTGGCAGGGAAAGTCCTTCCATACTGTTCAATACCTCCCATAGGGAAATTGTATTAACACCTTCATATAAAGAACGAAATCTTCTATCGCAACCTGCACAATTGTTTATTATGGTAGATCCATGGGGAAGTTTAGGCTCATGATGACAGCATATACTATGTAGCTGCACCTTCCCAAAATATTTGTTGAGCATGTCCAATATCTTTTGTCCCGATTTAGGTTTATAAATACTAAGTGCACACCCAGGATTAAAGTAGCATTTGTTCATATCGATATCAGAAATTTGTATACTTGAAATTTGACTTTCATGCATTTGCTTCATCTCCTTTTTCAATCTTTAGTAAAGTTTTTTTCATATCAAGACCCCCTACATAACCTGCAAGTGACCCATCTGTTTTGATTACACGATGGCAAGGAATCACTATTATGATTGGATTCTTATTATTGGCTATCCCCACTGCTCGACTTGCTTTAGGACTACTAATCATCTCAGCAATCTCCTTATATGTTCTGGTTTCTCCATAGGGAATCTTACCAAGAGCATCCCATACTTTCTCTTGAAACTTGGTACCATAAACTGCATATTGAAAATCAAAGGATTTACGTACCCCCTCTAAGTATTCACATATCTGACTATAAGCTAGGTCAGACAACTTAGACCTTTCTCCATCCTCTTCAATTCTATTCACTTTCTCAATGGAAAGAATTACTTTGTCCCTATAACCGATCTTTAGAAATCCAAATTTAAAATTATAAAAAGCATATTTAATCATTTTTGATGTTCCTTTCTATATGCAGCAGGAGGTAATCCTGTTCCATTTTTGAAAAAACGATAAAAGGATGATAATCCACTAAATCCTACGGAGTAGGCGATGTCAATAATCTCATCTTCAGTGTCCGAAAGCATCCGTTTTGCCTCAACCAGACGCAGATTAGCCACATATTCAGACAATGTTACACCATACTCATCCTTAAAAATTTCAGCCATACGACGATAAGAAACTCCTATCTTTTGCATTTCCAGATTCAAGTCGCAACTCTTGTTATATGAATCTTCCAGCAATTGCTTTGCCTTTTCTGCAATTTCCTTCATCGGTTGATAATCTAAGAGATCACTTCTACAACGCTTACAAGGTCGAAATCCAGCCTTTCTCGCTTGTTCTGATGTACCAAAGAAACAAACATTTTCACGTTTGGGTATTTTGGATTTGCAGGAAGGACGGCAATAAATTCCTGTAGACTTGACCGCGTAGAAAAAAATACCGTCATAGGATGCATCATTTTCGAATGTCGCTTTCCACATTTCTTCCTTTGTCATTTTTTATAGTCTCCTTTTCTTCTTGTTGACTCTCACATTGAAAATAGAAAAATCACCTACTATGCTTAAATTGTAGCACAGACATCTGGTGATTTTCTTCTCAATTCTGGATATTCAATTTTCATCTCCTCATTAATATTTCAGGTAGGTAAGAAGCCTGTTTTAGGATGTATCGCTTGCTATATTTACAAACAACCAGGCAAAATAGGAAGATGTATCTTTGCCAATGATATGGTTAATACAGTAGGTCAAGCATTGTGGGAAGCGAATGCTATCATTCTTGGTTCTACCGTGCACTTTCCATCTGCTAAAGGAACAGCGACCTGGTTTTTCCACCGTTTATTCTCAATCTTGAATCTGGTTTATTATTTTCACCAAAACTTAAACCATTGCCAATAAAAAGAATTCAATAGCATCGCAATACAAGAAAGAATGGTATTAAATATTTTTCTACTTGATAGATGCTTTCCCCATTCTTTAAAAGCGATAATGGAGCGAACAAGATAAATTAAAATCCAAGCTGAAAAGATGGTACAAAGAATCAATCCAAGGCGGATGTTTCTAGAGGTTTCATAGTTTATAACATTCATTACAACATATAAAAAGGAGAAAAACAATCCCAGATTACCGCCACTGGCCAATATTCTTTCACCATTTTTGGGCTCTGATGGTTTCTTTCTAAGCTTTCGAACCAGAGCTCTTATTATTGTATAGAGGCTATAAATCAGTGCTAAGCCCAAAATAAGGATTAGGAAAATTTCAATAGCATATACTATTGGGTTTTTGGGCAAATAATCTTGAACACCTATTTCTAATGTAGGAGAACCATTTTTATTTTCAGAAACAAATCCCGTACCTACAGTCTCACCATAATCCAATAAAAAACGATCAAAACCTACAGGGATTAATTCCATCCCCATCATCGGTACATAAAAATTATTCTCATTTCCAGATAAAAAAGGCATGGTCAAAAGGAAGCTATATAGTCGCAATGCTCCTGTTTTTATGGTACGAGCCTGGGTATAGACTCCTGAAATATTCCTCATTTGAAACTCATCCGTAGGCTCAGGGTATTTTCCAAAAATCATCTCTTGAAGCCCAATATTATAGACTGTTTCTCCACTCTGATTTGTCATTACAACTAATCCTATTCCACTTATCGGATCAAATTGAAGATTGGCCGAGGCTCCAGGCGTATTCCCTCCATGACCAAGGGCAAGAACTTCGGTTTTATCCACCCATAATCCATGGGCATTTCGTGGAGTATTTTTTTCATCATGGTAGAAAAGTGTTGGACTTAGGAATTGATCTAGGGTTTCCCGCTTTCTAAATAACTCTGATCTGTCTCTCCCTTTTGGTACCAAGGCTTTTCCAAATAGGAGAAAATCTTCTAATGTTCCTGTTGCCATACCGGCAGGATATAGGGCCAACTGATAACGACTAGGCCCTAAATCCCTAAGATCAGCAGAATAGCATTTTAAAAGATCCCTTTGTTCATTTACCCAGGAATTATCCTCTAAGGTGGGAAGGAGAGCGGTATGCTCCATACCTAATGGTTCAAAAATATGTTTATGTACGTAATCAGAGAAGCCCATTCCACTGACTCTTTCCACAATATATCCGGCTAAAGATACCCCCCAATTGGAATAAGCTACGACAGTTCCTGGCTCGTATAATTGATTGGGCAAGGAGCTCTTTAGAACATCTCCTAGTTCACCAACCTCTTCTCCAATGGGTATGAATAAATCAATTAGCTGTTCCTCCCATCCTGCATTATGATGCATCAGATTCATCATAGTAATTGGTTGATCATATTTTAAATTGGACAAAAATCCTTCTGGAAGGTAGGTTCTGATATCTTCACTTAAATTCATTTCGCCAAGTTCGACTAATTGCATTACTGAAACCCATACCAACATTTTAGTTACAGATCCCCACTCCATGACTGTTTCGGTTGAATTCTTAAGTTCCATCTCCATATTTCCATTGCCATAGTAACCTTCATGTATTGTCTCTCCATTTTGAAAAACGGCTACCGATACTGCTGCTGTCGTATCTTTATATTCTTCTATATAAGTTTCTATTTCTGTTTCCAAATCCGAGACATGAATACCCGAGGGGGTGACACCTTGTTCAGCTGCCTGACTGACTCCTCCTGCTGCCATCATGACCAGAATCAAGACTACTAATTGTAAGCTTATCCAACGCATCAAACCTCTCTTTTTCATAATTCACCTCTTTTTTTACTACCATCTGATACCTCCATTATCTATTGTATCGTCTATTCTAAGTTCTTTGTATTTTCAACGTAGATAGATACCTCTCCACAGTTTGGACAAATTGCTACTTTGGGTTTTCCTATTCTATTGGCGAATAAACGCTTATCGTCTGTTGCCATTACGATTCCATAGCCACCACCTTCAACTTTTATTGAGCAATTTTCAATCATTTTGGTTTTACACCTTAGACATTCCCTCATAATATACCCCCCGTTAATTTTTATTTATATTTCTTATAAACTAATATTCCTTCTAATCTTTCTTAATTACACTATATCATCTTTAAAATACTATCTCTTTGTCGCTGTTAGTCAAATGGTATGCCCCTACTCCTCACCAATGATTTTTATCCTCCATTCTTTTTAACCATGGTATCACCTCATTAAATAAAGATCTAGTTGGTTCATAATAAAATTTCCCCTGTAATTTTTTCATCATACCTATTGTCTGTACAAATATAACATGAAAAACCCTTCCTTATTCAAAGTGTTTATCACATCTTATTTCCCCTTGCATATAATATTACAATACAATATATCTATTTTCTCTCTTATAATTTCCATGTAAAGGATGTGTCGTGATGAAAGATTATACAGATATTATGTATGAAACTAAAGTCGATCCTTCAAATCCTGAAACCATCCCTAAATTTGTTGACCCCCTACCCATTCCCAAGGTTGCAATACCCTATGGATTTGATGATTACTCGATAGAAAAAGAAACATTTTATAATATAGTGATGAAAGAAACAAAGCACAAGTTCCATCGAAGCTTTCCCTGGACAAAGGTTTGGGGATATAACGGGACTTACCCAGGGCCAACCATAGAGGCTGAAAAAGACGTGCCTATTAAAGTGGCATGGAAAAATCAACTTCCAAAGAAGCATCTCTTACCAGTGGATCATACTTTGCATGGGAGTATCAATAGTCCTGATGTACGAACCGTTGTCCATGTTCATGGGGCAAATGTAGCCTCTGATAGTGATGGACATCCCGAAGCTTGGTATACTCATAATTATAATCACGTGGGACAGACTTTTGAAAGAAAGGTATATGAGTATACCAATCATCAACCCTCTGCTACTATGTGGTATCATGATCATGCGATTGGCATAACAAGATTAAATGTATATGCCGGCTTGGCTGGATTTTATATTCTTCGAGATGAATTGGAAAAAAGGTTAAACCTTCCAAGTGACGATTATGAAATACCTCTATTGATTCAAGACAAAACCTTTAATGTAGATGGGTCGCTGTATTATCCTGATAATGCAACCCCAGAAGTCCCCCATCCCATTCCATCTACTCCATCCTTTTTCTTTGGAGAGACCATTGCTGTTAATGGGAAACTTTGGCCATATTTAAATGTTGAACCCCGTAAATACCGATTTAGGATATTGAATGGTTCTAATACACGAGCATATGATCTTCAATTAGACAATGGGGAAAAATTTCATCAAATTGGTACAGATTTAGGACTTTTACATCATTCCATTGAAATTGAATCCTTCACCTTAGAGCCTGCTGAGAGAATAGACTTGATCATTGATTTTTCTAAATATAAGGGAAGGAATATCACTTTAATCAATAGCAATGCCGGGGCTGTAGGTTCACCTCATACAGGATTTATCATGAAGTTTAAAGTTGACGATTACTGTCAATCAAAAGATACCAGTATAATTCCAGATGAATTGTTCCCTTATCATCCTATGAATCCAGCCTTAGCTACTAAACAAAGGACCATGACTTTAGCAGCAAAAGATGATCCCCATTATGAAGGCAGA
The sequence above is a segment of the Irregularibacter muris genome. Coding sequences within it:
- a CDS encoding ferritin-like domain-containing protein gives rise to the protein MNYHNPNECDYIVGEPYPAVQVSGPNPIYACEMLSNIGDIVSEMSDVVRYFYISVVAREQYSSIATCFHHISIVEMHHLDIFAQLALQLGADPRIWSGGACKRWWSPSFIGYPKDIGGLVAESIKAEEAAISKYSRQANTIYDPNIVANLNRIILDEERHLQIFREMYYQLS
- a CDS encoding (Fe-S)-binding protein is translated as MHESQISSIQISDIDMNKCYFNPGCALSIYKPKSGQKILDMLNKYFGKVQLHSICCHHEPKLPHGSTIINNCAGCDRRFRSLYEGVNTISLWEVLNSMEGLSLPNHRGLTVSVQDSCSYRPKPQVHAAVRNILKKMNIEIIESKYSGTKSICCGDNFYPRLPIDKIIELQKKRASQMPCKNVVVYCVSCIKSMTIGEKIAHHMVDLVLDEETQPQETRIDVYHEELNKYIDEH
- a CDS encoding methylated-DNA--[protein]-cysteine S-methyltransferase is translated as MIKYAFYNFKFGFLKIGYRDKVILSIEKVNRIEEDGERSKLSDLAYSQICEYLEGVRKSFDFQYAVYGTKFQEKVWDALGKIPYGETRTYKEIAEMISSPKASRAVGIANNKNPIIIVIPCHRVIKTDGSLAGYVGGLDMKKTLLKIEKGDEANA
- a CDS encoding bifunctional transcriptional activator/DNA repair enzyme AdaA, encoding MTKEEMWKATFENDASYDGIFFYAVKSTGIYCRPSCKSKIPKRENVCFFGTSEQARKAGFRPCKRCRSDLLDYQPMKEIAEKAKQLLEDSYNKSCDLNLEMQKIGVSYRRMAEIFKDEYGVTLSEYVANLRLVEAKRMLSDTEDEIIDIAYSVGFSGLSSFYRFFKNGTGLPPAAYRKEHQK
- a CDS encoding serine hydrolase domain-containing protein codes for the protein MKKRGLMRWISLQLVVLILVMMAAGGVSQAAEQGVTPSGIHVSDLETEIETYIEEYKDTTAAVSVAVFQNGETIHEGYYGNGNMEMELKNSTETVMEWGSVTKMLVWVSVMQLVELGEMNLSEDIRTYLPEGFLSNLKYDQPITMMNLMHHNAGWEEQLIDLFIPIGEEVGELGDVLKSSLPNQLYEPGTVVAYSNWGVSLAGYIVERVSGMGFSDYVHKHIFEPLGMEHTALLPTLEDNSWVNEQRDLLKCYSADLRDLGPSRYQLALYPAGMATGTLEDFLLFGKALVPKGRDRSELFRKRETLDQFLSPTLFYHDEKNTPRNAHGLWVDKTEVLALGHGGNTPGASANLQFDPISGIGLVVMTNQSGETVYNIGLQEMIFGKYPEPTDEFQMRNISGVYTQARTIKTGALRLYSFLLTMPFLSGNENNFYVPMMGMELIPVGFDRFLLDYGETVGTGFVSENKNGSPTLEIGVQDYLPKNPIVYAIEIFLILILGLALIYSLYTIIRALVRKLRKKPSEPKNGERILASGGNLGLFFSFLYVVMNVINYETSRNIRLGLILCTIFSAWILIYLVRSIIAFKEWGKHLSSRKIFNTILSCIAMLLNSFYWQWFKFW
- a CDS encoding nucleic acid-binding protein — translated: MRECLRCKTKMIENCSIKVEGGGYGIVMATDDKRLFANRIGKPKVAICPNCGEVSIYVENTKNLE
- a CDS encoding multicopper oxidase family protein; translation: MKDYTDIMYETKVDPSNPETIPKFVDPLPIPKVAIPYGFDDYSIEKETFYNIVMKETKHKFHRSFPWTKVWGYNGTYPGPTIEAEKDVPIKVAWKNQLPKKHLLPVDHTLHGSINSPDVRTVVHVHGANVASDSDGHPEAWYTHNYNHVGQTFERKVYEYTNHQPSATMWYHDHAIGITRLNVYAGLAGFYILRDELEKRLNLPSDDYEIPLLIQDKTFNVDGSLYYPDNATPEVPHPIPSTPSFFFGETIAVNGKLWPYLNVEPRKYRFRILNGSNTRAYDLQLDNGEKFHQIGTDLGLLHHSIEIESFTLEPAERIDLIIDFSKYKGRNITLINSNAGAVGSPHTGFIMKFKVDDYCQSKDTSIIPDELFPYHPMNPALATKQRTMTLAAKDDPHYEGRVQHLLNDRMWSDPVTEIVELDTIEIWHIRNTFQFPHPVHVHLVPFQILGRKPVTDSDFDENGNYRFDPTNPEDFEKLNKPFPYEDGLKDTVRAEPGEVTSIMMHFKEHVGDYVWHCHILEHEDNDMMRPLKVVERVVENCPTK